CGGTCCAGGGCTCGTCGGCCAGCGCGATGATCGCGGGGTTGGCGATCATGCCCAGCGGCACGAGGTAGAGTCCGACGCCGAGCGCCATGGCGGTGAGCGCCACCTTCAGCCAGTTCTCGCCAACCATGCCGGCCGCGATGAAGACGGCGCCGCAGACCGGGGGCGTGATGGTCGAGATCAGCGCGAACCAGAAGACGAAAAGATGGGCCTGCAGCAGAGGCAGGCCGAGCTGGGTCAGCGCCGGGCCGGCGACCGAGACGCAGATCACGTAGGCCGCGGTGGTCGGCACCTCCATGCCCAGCACCAGGCAGGCCAGCGCGGTCAGCAGCAGGGCGGGCCAGAGCTGTCCCCCGGCGCTCTCGAGGATGGTCGAGGTGATCTTGACGCCCAGGCCGGTGATCGAGAGCACGCCGATGATGATCGAGGCGCAGAGGATGATCGCCGCGATCATGGAGACCTGGCGTCCGGCCGTGACGCAGGCGGCGGCGAAGCGCCCGGCCGCCTTTCGCAGATCGAAGCCGAGGCGCCCGTCGGTCAAGAGCAGCAGGGCGCCCAGGCCTATCGCCAGGCAGGCGGCGTACTGGGGCGTCACGCCGAGGCCGAACATGCCCCAGAGAAGGAGGGCGAAGGGCAGGACGAAGAAAGCCGAGGTGACCGCGACGTCGCGGGCCGAGGCCCGCTCCTCCGCTCCGAGGCCCTTCAGGTCGTGGTGCCGGGCATAGGCGTTGATGCCGACCCAGACCACGAGGAAGTAGAGTAGCGCCGGCAGGAAGGCGGCGGCGACGATGCCGGTGTAGGGCACGCCGGTCAGCTCGACCATGACAAAGGCGCCGGCGCCCATCAGCGGCGGCATGATCTGGCCGCCCGAGGAGGCGACCGCCTCGACCGCGCCGGCCAGGCGCTTCGGGTAGCCGAGGCGGGTCATGGCCGGCAGGGTGATCGCGCCGGTCGAGGCGACGTTGGCCGAGGCCGAGCCGGAGATCGAGCCGAAGAGCGCCGAGGAGAGCACCGAGACCTTGGCCGCGCCGCCCTTGAGCCGCCCGGCCGAGGCGGCGGCCACGTTCATGAAGCCCTGCCCCGCCTCGCCCGCGTTCAAGACAGCGCCGAAGATGACGAAGACGGCGACCACGCCGACCGAGACGCCGGTCAGGCTGCCCCAGAGGCCGCCCTCGGTGATGATGAGGGTGCCCAGGAAGCTCTCCAGCGGCGTGCCGGCGTGGCCGAACTCGCCGGGGATGTGCTGGCCCCAGAGGCCGTAGGCCAGCGCCGCCAGGGCGACGGCCGGCAGCGGCCAGCCGATCGCCCGCCTGGCCGCCTCGAGCACGACCAGCAGCAGGACCACCGACGCCGCGACCTGCCAGCCGCCTTCGAGAAAGCCGTACTGGTCGCCCAGGGCCGATTGGTTGCCGGCGACCCAGAGGCAGGCCGCGACGCCGAGCGCGGCCAGCACGGCGCCGGAGCGCCGCATGGCCGGGGTTTCGGCGGCGAAGACCAGGATCCACGGCAGGGCCAGCGCCATATGGAGCGGCCGGGACACAAGGTTCGGCAACAGGCCGTAGAACACCAGGCCGAGATGGAAGGCGATCAGCAGGGCGCCGAAGAGCGCCCAGGCCCGCGGCAGGGCGGCGCCTTCGCGGATCACGGCAGTCCTGTCACGGGGAGAGCGGTGCGGCTTCGAAGAAACAACGCCAGGGCCACCGATCACCCCGCCCCTACTTCTGGACGTCGGTCAGGGCGATCCCCGCTTCCTGATAGTAGCGCTGGG
This Kiloniellales bacterium DNA region includes the following protein-coding sequences:
- a CDS encoding TRAP transporter fused permease subunit is translated as MIREGAALPRAWALFGALLIAFHLGLVFYGLLPNLVSRPLHMALALPWILVFAAETPAMRRSGAVLAALGVAACLWVAGNQSALGDQYGFLEGGWQVAASVVLLLVVLEAARRAIGWPLPAVALAALAYGLWGQHIPGEFGHAGTPLESFLGTLIITEGGLWGSLTGVSVGVVAVFVIFGAVLNAGEAGQGFMNVAAASAGRLKGGAAKVSVLSSALFGSISGSASANVASTGAITLPAMTRLGYPKRLAGAVEAVASSGGQIMPPLMGAGAFVMVELTGVPYTGIVAAAFLPALLYFLVVWVGINAYARHHDLKGLGAEERASARDVAVTSAFFVLPFALLLWGMFGLGVTPQYAACLAIGLGALLLLTDGRLGFDLRKAAGRFAAACVTAGRQVSMIAAIILCASIIIGVLSITGLGVKITSTILESAGGQLWPALLLTALACLVLGMEVPTTAAYVICVSVAGPALTQLGLPLLQAHLFVFWFALISTITPPVCGAVFIAAGMVGENWLKVALTAMALGVGLYLVPLGMIANPAIIALADEPWTALVSFLRLALGLALISFGLIGYRRAWSRGAAILAGLAVVFFPLVIWS